A genomic segment from Polyangium mundeleinium encodes:
- a CDS encoding class I SAM-dependent methyltransferase yields MPRASMLSEVLRRRFDPALEAVMRRMSRHDVRGPLRAALAPHRGRAMRRTIDRFGPAIAPLEGAVLRGEPAAIERFDALVAEAVTTMRAERPSDLDEDGRAPLTELLHAVDARLYRDRPELMDDPSLPEDERTHALDVLDRFNHCTGIYETVMAAIDPLVEAASGEGKRPIVHDVAAGHGGLALHLAERLGDRVTIEASDLREEYLALGRTQAAERGLSVRFSVEDALALGGLSERGVDVITCTQAIHHFPPGMIARMMSEAARRARVGACFIDGERSFTTLGLVALVGALYGRTYTFYYDAVTSIRRMFYEEELALVAALAPGMPKVRVETGIAPPSHVYVRITREP; encoded by the coding sequence ATGCCCCGAGCCTCGATGCTCTCCGAGGTCCTCCGCCGCCGGTTCGATCCAGCCCTCGAAGCGGTGATGCGCAGGATGAGCCGTCACGATGTGCGTGGACCGCTCCGCGCCGCGCTCGCGCCGCACCGCGGCAGGGCGATGCGCCGCACGATCGATCGATTCGGGCCCGCGATCGCCCCGCTCGAAGGCGCCGTGCTCCGCGGCGAGCCAGCGGCGATCGAGCGCTTCGACGCCCTTGTCGCCGAGGCCGTCACGACGATGCGCGCCGAACGGCCGAGCGATCTCGACGAAGACGGACGCGCCCCGCTCACGGAGCTGCTCCACGCGGTGGACGCGCGTCTCTACCGCGACAGGCCGGAGCTCATGGATGATCCGAGCCTCCCGGAGGACGAGCGGACGCACGCGCTCGACGTGCTCGATCGGTTCAACCACTGCACGGGGATCTACGAGACCGTGATGGCGGCGATCGATCCGCTCGTGGAGGCGGCGAGCGGCGAGGGGAAGCGGCCGATCGTGCACGACGTCGCGGCGGGGCACGGCGGGCTCGCGTTGCATCTCGCCGAGCGGCTCGGGGATCGGGTCACGATCGAGGCGAGTGATCTGCGGGAGGAGTACCTCGCGCTCGGGCGCACGCAGGCGGCCGAGCGGGGGCTCTCGGTGCGGTTCTCGGTCGAGGACGCGCTCGCGCTTGGAGGCCTCTCGGAGCGGGGCGTGGACGTGATCACCTGCACCCAGGCGATCCACCATTTCCCGCCGGGGATGATCGCGCGGATGATGAGCGAGGCGGCGCGGCGCGCCCGCGTCGGCGCGTGTTTCATCGACGGGGAGCGGAGCTTCACGACGCTCGGGCTCGTGGCGCTCGTCGGGGCCCTGTACGGTCGGACGTACACGTTCTACTACGACGCCGTGACCTCGATCCGACGCATGTTCTACGAGGAAGAGCTCGCGCTCGTCGCGGCGCTCGCGCCGGGGATGCCCAAGGTGCGCGTGGAGACGGGCATCGCCCCGCCGTCGCACGTCTACGTGCGGATCACGCGGGAGCCGTGA
- the recD2 gene encoding SF1B family DNA helicase RecD2, with amino-acid sequence MNRRGRTPLLAGGTGRKGPAGAASRPRSGPQGPAQHTLFTAQKAAPAKDGTLTLEGEVVRVTYENDQTGFRVVKVAIDGHEAPLPWVGRFQPVAPGTRVRATGRYERDGRHGDQLRVETLLEIAPSTLQGLEKYLGSGMVAGVGPVFAKRIVETLGVDALRVLDEEPERLAEVPGLGSRRAEAVAKAWASQRVIRDIMIFLQQHGASAALATRIYKRFGASAIEIVKRSPYRLALEVWGVGFKTADQIARAVGVSPDAPERAQAGVLQMLSDLAGKGHVYAERNALVAAAALMLEREEEGVNRAVDALALSGRARVETLPSGEVAVYESSLYEAEARLAERLLALLRAPGRPLSGRRGEPPEAVAQAAIESFEARTRVALAPAQRDAIEQAARSKILVITGGPGVGKTTIVRAILALFDLAGHTVRLAAPTGRAAKRMSEATGREAVTLHRMLEFDPKERGFLRKKGRALEADVLIVDEASMIDLPLCDALTQATSDEARLVLVGDVDQLPSVGPGAVLRDVIASGAIPTVRLSQIFRQAEGSLIVQNAHRIHDGEKPEGATDKRGEFFVFQRKDPEEAAATIHELVTERIPRGFGLHPVRDVQVLSPMNKGPVGTITLNETLQRTLNPDGPSVTRGGKVFRLGDKVMQLKNDYDREVYNGDVGLVRAIDAEAGTLTVTFDGRDVAYEESDLDELVLAYATSIHKSQGSEYPAVVITLLSQHFVMLSRNLLYTAVTRGKRLVVLVTDGRALNLALSETRREERQTGLAYRLRRG; translated from the coding sequence ATGAACCGCCGCGGACGCACGCCTCTGCTTGCCGGGGGGACGGGTCGAAAAGGCCCGGCCGGGGCCGCGTCACGCCCGCGATCCGGGCCCCAGGGTCCCGCGCAGCACACGCTTTTCACGGCGCAGAAGGCGGCCCCCGCGAAGGACGGCACCCTCACCCTCGAAGGCGAGGTCGTGCGTGTCACCTACGAGAACGACCAGACGGGCTTCCGGGTCGTGAAGGTCGCGATCGACGGCCACGAGGCCCCTCTGCCTTGGGTCGGCCGCTTCCAGCCCGTCGCCCCCGGCACACGCGTCCGAGCGACCGGACGCTACGAACGCGATGGCCGCCACGGCGACCAGCTCCGCGTCGAAACCCTGCTGGAGATCGCGCCCTCGACCTTGCAGGGCCTCGAAAAATACCTCGGCTCGGGCATGGTCGCCGGCGTCGGTCCGGTGTTCGCGAAGCGGATCGTCGAGACGCTCGGCGTGGACGCGCTGCGTGTGCTCGACGAGGAGCCCGAGCGCCTCGCCGAGGTGCCGGGGCTCGGATCACGACGCGCCGAGGCCGTGGCCAAGGCCTGGGCGTCGCAGCGCGTCATCCGCGACATCATGATCTTCCTCCAGCAGCACGGCGCCTCCGCCGCGCTGGCGACGCGCATCTACAAGCGCTTCGGCGCCTCCGCGATCGAGATCGTGAAGCGCTCGCCCTACCGGCTCGCACTCGAAGTCTGGGGCGTCGGGTTCAAGACCGCCGACCAGATCGCGCGCGCCGTCGGCGTTTCGCCAGACGCACCCGAGCGCGCGCAGGCCGGCGTGCTGCAAATGCTGAGCGACCTCGCGGGCAAGGGGCACGTGTACGCCGAGCGAAACGCGCTCGTCGCGGCCGCCGCGCTCATGCTCGAACGCGAGGAGGAAGGCGTGAATCGCGCCGTCGACGCGCTCGCGCTCTCGGGCCGCGCGCGGGTCGAAACCCTCCCCTCGGGCGAGGTCGCCGTCTACGAATCGTCGCTCTACGAAGCGGAAGCACGCCTCGCCGAGCGCCTCCTCGCGCTCCTCCGCGCGCCCGGCCGTCCCCTCTCGGGCCGCCGCGGCGAACCTCCGGAGGCCGTCGCCCAGGCCGCGATCGAGAGCTTCGAGGCCCGTACGCGTGTCGCCCTCGCGCCCGCGCAACGCGACGCGATCGAGCAAGCCGCGCGGAGCAAGATCCTCGTCATCACGGGCGGACCCGGCGTCGGAAAAACCACGATCGTCCGGGCGATCCTCGCGCTCTTCGACCTCGCGGGCCACACGGTGCGCCTCGCCGCACCCACGGGCCGCGCCGCCAAACGCATGAGCGAGGCGACGGGGCGCGAGGCCGTCACGCTCCACCGCATGCTCGAGTTCGACCCGAAGGAGCGCGGCTTCCTCCGCAAGAAGGGCCGCGCGCTCGAGGCCGACGTGCTCATCGTGGACGAGGCCTCGATGATCGATCTGCCGCTCTGCGACGCGCTCACGCAGGCCACCTCCGACGAAGCGCGGCTCGTGCTCGTCGGCGACGTCGATCAGCTCCCGTCCGTCGGCCCGGGTGCGGTCCTGCGCGACGTCATCGCCTCGGGCGCCATCCCTACGGTGCGCCTCTCGCAGATCTTCCGGCAGGCCGAGGGCAGCCTCATCGTACAGAACGCGCACCGCATCCACGACGGCGAAAAACCCGAGGGCGCGACCGACAAACGCGGCGAATTCTTTGTCTTCCAACGAAAGGACCCCGAGGAGGCCGCCGCCACGATCCACGAGCTCGTCACCGAGCGCATCCCGCGTGGTTTCGGCCTGCACCCTGTCCGCGATGTGCAGGTCCTTTCCCCGATGAACAAGGGCCCCGTCGGCACGATCACGCTGAACGAAACGCTCCAGCGAACGCTCAATCCCGACGGCCCCTCGGTCACGCGCGGCGGCAAGGTCTTCCGCCTCGGCGACAAGGTCATGCAGCTCAAGAACGACTACGACCGCGAGGTCTACAACGGCGACGTCGGCCTCGTCCGCGCGATCGACGCCGAGGCCGGGACACTCACGGTCACGTTCGACGGCCGAGACGTCGCCTACGAAGAAAGCGACCTCGACGAGCTCGTGCTCGCGTACGCGACGAGCATCCACAAGAGCCAAGGCAGCGAGTATCCGGCCGTGGTGATCACGCTGCTCTCGCAGCATTTCGTGATGCTCTCGCGGAACCTGCTCTACACGGCCGTCACGCGCGGAAAGCGGCTCGTCGTGCTCGTCACGGACGGGCGAGCGCTCAACCTCGCGCTCTCCGAGACGCGGCGCGAGGAGCGGCAGACCGGCCTCGCGTATCGACTCCGCCGCGGCTGA
- a CDS encoding FAD:protein FMN transferase encodes MRTSQVFLLGALALAACNTSSPPEPTPEPRASSATPRPPPFEPKKVTLDDKAMGTHVVITTYTTRELDEAAIRPKLDKALAEIRRLERLMTTWRDDSEISRINQAAGKQAVAVGPETFEVIKKSISVADRSEGVFDISFEAMRDLWRFDENKVEEVPSKADLDAARALIDYRKIKLDHDARSVMLSKPGMRVSLGGIAKGYAVDAAAKVLAAEGLASFYVQAGGDLYVRGKKPDGSPYRVGVRDPRGQGPNDYFAMIDVTDHSFSTAGDYERAFVKDGKRWHHIIDPRTGYPARKSRSVTVWAKDAFTADGIDDAIFILGPDKGLSICEELDDCGAVVVDEHNKVWVSKRLESKIQMLRDPTDGV; translated from the coding sequence ATGCGAACGAGCCAAGTGTTCCTCCTCGGCGCGCTCGCCCTCGCGGCGTGCAACACGTCCTCGCCGCCCGAGCCCACGCCCGAGCCGCGCGCGTCATCCGCGACGCCGCGCCCGCCGCCCTTCGAGCCGAAGAAGGTGACGCTCGACGACAAGGCGATGGGCACGCACGTCGTGATCACGACGTACACCACGCGCGAGCTCGACGAAGCGGCGATCCGGCCGAAGCTCGACAAGGCGCTCGCCGAGATCCGCAGGCTCGAGCGGCTCATGACGACCTGGCGCGACGACAGCGAGATCTCGCGCATCAACCAGGCCGCGGGCAAGCAGGCCGTCGCCGTCGGGCCCGAGACGTTCGAGGTGATCAAGAAGAGCATCTCGGTCGCGGATCGCTCGGAGGGCGTGTTCGACATCTCGTTCGAGGCGATGCGCGATCTCTGGCGCTTCGACGAGAACAAGGTCGAGGAGGTGCCCTCGAAGGCTGACCTCGACGCGGCACGCGCGCTCATCGATTACCGCAAGATCAAGCTCGACCACGACGCGCGCAGCGTGATGCTGAGCAAGCCCGGCATGCGCGTGAGCCTCGGCGGCATCGCCAAGGGGTACGCCGTCGACGCCGCCGCGAAGGTGCTCGCAGCGGAGGGGCTCGCGTCGTTCTACGTGCAGGCCGGCGGCGATCTGTACGTGCGCGGCAAGAAGCCCGACGGCTCGCCCTACCGCGTCGGCGTGCGGGATCCACGGGGGCAGGGTCCGAACGACTACTTCGCGATGATCGACGTGACCGACCACTCCTTCTCGACGGCCGGCGACTACGAGCGCGCCTTCGTGAAGGACGGCAAGCGCTGGCATCACATCATCGATCCACGCACGGGCTACCCCGCCCGGAAGAGCCGCAGCGTGACCGTGTGGGCCAAGGACGCCTTCACCGCCGACGGGATCGACGACGCGATCTTCATCCTCGGCCCGGACAAAGGCCTGTCGATCTGCGAGGAGCTCGACGACTGCGGCGCGGTCGTCGTGGACGAGCACAACAAGGTGTGGGTCTCGAAGCGGCTGGAGAGCAAGATCCAGATGCTTCGAGATCCAACGGACGGCGTGTAG
- a CDS encoding SDR family NAD(P)-dependent oxidoreductase, which yields MNELRGKTALVTGASAGIGREIARVLGREVGVLVLVARRRERLDELARELVAARPGLRVLVRAVDLLDRKALGAMLDDLAQAGEVIDVLVNNAGFGDYGLLENREWEKIERMLELNVVSTTMLLARLVPPMVARGSGAILNVGSIAGILPSPAMSTYAASKAYVNHLSEGLRAELAGTGVSVTVVCPGPVPTEFQEVAGSDARPDLPKAVYVDAVTCAEEAVAGLARGQARVIPGVVPRAMAMTVDALPKALVRPFLSKMGKKARGGR from the coding sequence ATGAACGAGCTTCGCGGTAAAACGGCGCTCGTCACCGGCGCCTCGGCCGGGATCGGCCGGGAGATCGCGCGCGTGCTCGGTCGCGAGGTGGGCGTGCTCGTGCTCGTCGCGCGCCGCCGCGAGCGGCTCGACGAGCTCGCGCGTGAGCTCGTGGCCGCGCGTCCGGGCCTCCGCGTGCTCGTACGTGCGGTCGATCTGCTCGACCGGAAGGCGCTCGGTGCGATGCTCGACGACCTCGCGCAGGCGGGCGAGGTGATCGACGTGCTCGTGAACAACGCGGGCTTCGGCGACTACGGCCTGCTCGAGAACCGCGAATGGGAGAAGATCGAGCGGATGCTCGAGCTCAACGTCGTGAGCACGACGATGCTGCTCGCGCGGCTCGTGCCGCCGATGGTGGCGCGGGGATCGGGCGCGATCCTGAACGTCGGTTCGATCGCGGGGATCCTGCCGTCGCCCGCGATGAGCACGTACGCGGCGAGCAAGGCGTACGTGAACCACCTGAGCGAGGGCCTGCGCGCGGAGCTCGCGGGGACGGGCGTGTCGGTGACGGTGGTCTGTCCGGGCCCGGTGCCGACGGAGTTCCAGGAGGTCGCGGGCAGCGACGCGCGGCCGGATCTCCCGAAAGCGGTGTATGTGGACGCGGTGACGTGCGCGGAGGAGGCGGTCGCGGGGCTCGCGCGTGGTCAGGCGCGCGTGATCCCGGGCGTCGTGCCGCGGGCGATGGCGATGACGGTGGACGCGCTGCCGAAGGCGCTCGTGCGACCGTTCCTGTCGAAGATGGGGAAGAAGGCGCGCGGGGGCCGGTAG
- a CDS encoding enoyl-CoA hydratase-related protein yields the protein MSDQSSPVKVERRGAVGVLVIDRADRRNALSRDTLYALGRLGKELVSDPQVRAIVLTGAGDKAFCAGADLKERQGMSSDDVRKQVGLYRSELGVLDRSEKPVIAAINGVAFGGGLELALICDLRVAAPHAELALPETTLGIIPGAGGTQRLPRVVGEARAKEMILLGRKLGAAEALAWGLVNRVSPEGTNVLDDTLAWIEPIASGAPIAQSAALRAIDTSYEVPLALGLELERVYYDETLRSEDRLEALRAFAEKRKPAFRGV from the coding sequence ATGTCCGATCAATCCTCCCCCGTGAAAGTCGAGCGTCGCGGCGCCGTCGGCGTGCTCGTGATCGACCGCGCCGATCGTCGCAACGCGCTCTCGCGCGACACCCTCTACGCCCTCGGGCGCCTCGGCAAGGAGCTCGTCTCCGACCCCCAGGTGCGCGCCATCGTGCTCACCGGCGCCGGCGACAAGGCCTTTTGCGCGGGCGCCGATCTAAAGGAGCGCCAGGGCATGAGCTCCGACGACGTGCGCAAGCAGGTCGGCCTCTACCGCAGCGAGCTCGGGGTGCTCGACCGCAGCGAGAAGCCCGTGATCGCGGCGATCAACGGCGTCGCCTTCGGCGGTGGGCTCGAGCTCGCGCTGATCTGCGACCTGCGCGTCGCGGCGCCGCACGCCGAGCTCGCGTTGCCCGAGACCACGCTCGGCATCATTCCAGGCGCAGGAGGCACGCAGCGGCTCCCGCGTGTCGTGGGGGAGGCGCGCGCCAAGGAGATGATCCTGCTCGGCCGGAAGCTCGGGGCGGCCGAGGCGCTCGCGTGGGGCCTCGTGAACCGCGTCTCGCCCGAGGGCACGAACGTCCTCGACGACACGCTCGCCTGGATCGAGCCCATCGCGTCCGGCGCGCCGATCGCGCAGAGCGCCGCGCTCCGGGCGATCGACACGTCCTACGAGGTGCCGCTCGCGCTCGGCCTCGAGCTCGAACGCGTCTACTACGACGAGACGCTGCGCAGCGAGGATCGGCTGGAAGCGCTGCGCGCGTTCGCCGAGAAGCGCAAGCCCGCCTTCCGCGGCGTGTAG
- a CDS encoding response regulator, translating into MRTWRPRPPVVLVVDDDPDILRLLGMCLEAEGCEVRETMSPAAALERLDRVDVVVVDQRMPEMSGTDFIEAARSRGYDCRFLVISGKRGARAEAAQAGAEGFLAKPIGMRDLIGEVERLFYLGFAPPSHVGTPRAPISSAPSSKSSS; encoded by the coding sequence ATGCGCACGTGGCGACCGCGTCCCCCCGTCGTGCTCGTGGTCGATGACGACCCCGACATCTTGAGGCTCCTGGGGATGTGCCTGGAAGCCGAGGGGTGTGAGGTGCGCGAGACGATGTCCCCCGCGGCGGCGCTCGAGCGACTCGACCGCGTCGACGTCGTCGTCGTCGACCAGCGCATGCCCGAGATGAGCGGCACCGACTTCATCGAGGCCGCGCGCTCGCGCGGCTACGACTGCCGCTTCCTCGTGATCTCGGGCAAACGCGGCGCGCGCGCCGAGGCCGCGCAGGCCGGCGCCGAAGGGTTCCTCGCCAAGCCCATCGGCATGCGTGATCTCATCGGCGAGGTCGAACGGCTCTTCTACCTCGGCTTCGCGCCCCCTTCGCACGTGGGCACGCCGCGCGCGCCTATCTCCAGCGCGCCCTCGTCGAAGAGCTCGTCATAA
- a CDS encoding tetratricopeptide repeat protein produces the protein MAQNGQQGGVAAGLQITGGAAIIAPVSAFPNGVPGNALIVIPISKVDDDTKAMLDQGPSLVTPEQMWKLLGFNGPAVQVQDDQGRPIAIGLEDLLAGLEKHWQEQPDDLNRARIYAQELLKYNRLQRAEQVLSKVVAKGGTGDDWLALGIAQLQQEKLDKAEGTLKGAQNLLKDNPYPSLHLAKVFQLKKEADKEREFVDKAISISIGCIDAWAYLYQHLKQNGDEDKAIAEIEKMAADKKSAAPYIALQGFFANDDATRDRAVTYAKKGVEIAPDDPLALLCLSALYGQKGDLEAVIRLLQPHEAKMSRDVRIANNYFEALFQSRQIEKVTKLLNALAGSPNKEVKQFAIERSRMVAQFLQQQQQQLAAAQQQRK, from the coding sequence ATGGCGCAGAACGGACAGCAGGGTGGAGTGGCGGCGGGACTTCAGATCACGGGCGGCGCGGCCATCATCGCGCCCGTCAGCGCATTTCCCAACGGAGTGCCTGGCAACGCTCTCATCGTGATTCCCATCTCGAAGGTCGACGACGACACCAAGGCCATGCTCGACCAGGGCCCGTCGCTCGTGACGCCCGAGCAGATGTGGAAGCTGCTCGGCTTCAACGGCCCCGCGGTGCAGGTGCAGGACGACCAGGGTCGCCCGATCGCGATCGGTCTCGAAGACCTGCTCGCCGGCCTGGAGAAGCACTGGCAGGAGCAGCCCGACGACCTCAACCGCGCGCGCATCTACGCTCAGGAGCTCCTCAAGTACAACCGCCTGCAGCGCGCCGAGCAGGTCCTCTCGAAGGTCGTGGCGAAGGGCGGCACGGGCGACGACTGGCTCGCGCTCGGCATCGCGCAGCTCCAGCAGGAGAAGCTCGACAAGGCCGAAGGCACGCTGAAGGGCGCGCAGAACCTCCTCAAGGACAACCCCTACCCCTCGCTGCACCTCGCCAAGGTCTTCCAGCTCAAGAAGGAAGCCGACAAGGAGCGCGAGTTCGTCGACAAGGCGATCAGCATCAGCATCGGCTGCATCGACGCGTGGGCCTACCTCTACCAGCACCTCAAGCAGAACGGCGACGAGGACAAGGCCATCGCCGAGATCGAGAAGATGGCCGCCGACAAGAAGAGCGCCGCGCCGTACATCGCGCTCCAGGGCTTCTTCGCCAACGACGACGCGACCCGTGATCGCGCCGTCACCTACGCCAAGAAGGGCGTCGAGATCGCGCCCGACGATCCGCTCGCGCTGCTCTGCCTCTCGGCGCTCTACGGCCAGAAGGGCGACCTCGAGGCCGTGATCCGGCTCCTCCAGCCGCACGAGGCGAAGATGAGCCGCGACGTGCGCATCGCGAACAACTACTTCGAGGCCCTCTTCCAGTCGCGCCAGATCGAGAAGGTCACGAAGCTGCTCAACGCCCTCGCGGGTTCGCCCAACAAGGAGGTCAAGCAGTTCGCCATCGAGCGCTCGCGCATGGTCGCGCAGTTCCTCCAGCAGCAGCAGCAGCAGCTCGCCGCCGCCCAGCAGCAGCGCAAGTAA
- a CDS encoding M1 family aminopeptidase translates to MSLEHRLHDRCACGSALSSYAHSSASAASGRPFTLAGVQRVYERPRPFQVTHIALDLRLDVPKKSVAGEATLDVSRIDVRAKELSLDAVGFDLEAVELRVGDDGKFAAAAHVYDGQTLRVSIPEAASRVTVRVRYAATPRRGLYFLAPDEHVRDRPAQVWSQCQDEDARHFFPCIDKPHNKQSTSLRVTVPEGWFALSNGARESDEDEEQRGVYRYRMDDPHPSYLFTLVAGEFERIDDEADGVRLHYFVPKGKTDEGKRTFRRTPDMVRRFGKLTGVAYPWKTYSQIVVSDFIFGGMENTTATTMYEHILLDERATIDVTADDLIAHELAHHWFGDLVTCRDWSHAWLNEGFATYMEHVDREGYLGRDEYEHGVRGDVAAYLGEAGGRYRRPIVCQDYDAPIDIFDRHLYEKGACVLHMLRLELGDEAFWRGIKTYLERHARGIVETRDLLRALEEASGRSLERFFEQWVFRAGHPELEVKIDHDGEALTVSVKQAQAAKEGREKDKDDAGTHVFVLDLELDISIDGEVRREVRRVESATATFTIRVPKRPAFIVVDPELRIVGDVRVECPGDMLRAQLTGAPTARGRLLAASLMGKLDDPATTRALGASLAKEDEFWGVRAEAASALGDVRSDDALTHLLAHARTGHAKVRRAVAAALGKFRKAQAADALKSLALRDASYLVEAEAARALGATRQSAAFDTLIEVLDRPSWADVVRAGALDGLAALRDERAQAHVLTRTRYGIPTRGRRAAIMALPKLSTDRKVREALEDLLDQADPYLKVDVVRALLDIGDTKSRGPLSRQLERELDGRVRRRIREALRDLGGAGKREAERLREDLEALRGEHAELKARLGKLEALLTPKEAASKPNGVHQGRDADKHEAEKDASEKGKKRKKDERASR, encoded by the coding sequence ATGAGCCTCGAGCACCGCCTCCACGACCGCTGCGCGTGCGGATCTGCGCTTTCGTCCTACGCCCACTCGTCCGCCTCCGCTGCCTCCGGGCGCCCGTTCACGCTGGCCGGCGTGCAGCGCGTCTACGAGCGGCCTCGGCCGTTTCAGGTCACGCACATCGCGCTCGACCTTCGCCTCGACGTACCGAAGAAGTCGGTCGCGGGCGAAGCGACGCTCGACGTCTCGCGCATCGACGTGCGCGCAAAGGAGCTCTCGCTCGACGCCGTGGGCTTCGACCTCGAAGCGGTCGAGCTGCGCGTGGGCGACGACGGCAAGTTCGCCGCGGCAGCGCACGTGTACGACGGGCAGACGCTGCGTGTGTCGATCCCCGAGGCGGCTTCGCGCGTGACGGTGCGGGTGCGCTACGCGGCGACGCCGCGGCGTGGGCTCTACTTCCTCGCGCCGGACGAGCACGTGCGGGACCGGCCCGCGCAGGTCTGGTCGCAGTGCCAGGACGAGGACGCGCGGCACTTCTTCCCGTGCATCGACAAGCCGCACAACAAGCAGTCGACGTCGCTGCGCGTGACGGTGCCCGAGGGCTGGTTCGCGCTGTCGAACGGCGCGCGCGAGAGCGACGAGGACGAGGAGCAGCGCGGCGTCTACCGCTACCGGATGGACGACCCGCACCCGAGCTACCTGTTCACGCTCGTCGCGGGCGAGTTCGAGCGGATCGACGACGAGGCGGACGGCGTTCGCCTACATTACTTTGTGCCCAAAGGAAAAACCGACGAGGGCAAGCGGACGTTCCGGCGGACGCCGGACATGGTGCGCCGCTTCGGCAAGCTCACGGGCGTCGCGTACCCGTGGAAGACGTACTCGCAGATCGTCGTGAGCGATTTCATCTTCGGCGGGATGGAGAACACGACGGCGACGACGATGTACGAGCACATCCTGCTCGACGAGCGCGCCACGATCGACGTGACGGCCGACGACCTCATCGCGCACGAGCTCGCGCATCACTGGTTCGGCGACCTCGTGACGTGCCGTGACTGGTCGCACGCGTGGCTGAACGAGGGGTTTGCCACGTACATGGAGCACGTCGATCGCGAGGGCTACCTCGGCCGTGACGAGTACGAGCACGGCGTGCGCGGCGACGTGGCGGCGTATCTCGGCGAGGCAGGAGGGCGCTACCGCCGGCCGATCGTGTGCCAGGACTACGACGCGCCGATCGACATCTTCGATCGCCACCTCTACGAGAAGGGCGCGTGCGTCCTGCACATGCTGCGCCTGGAGCTCGGCGACGAGGCGTTCTGGCGCGGCATCAAGACCTACCTGGAGCGGCATGCGCGCGGGATCGTGGAGACGCGTGACCTCCTGCGCGCGCTCGAAGAGGCGAGCGGCAGGAGCCTGGAGCGCTTCTTCGAGCAGTGGGTGTTCCGCGCAGGGCACCCGGAGCTCGAGGTGAAGATCGATCACGACGGCGAGGCGCTGACCGTGTCGGTCAAGCAGGCGCAAGCCGCGAAAGAGGGCCGGGAGAAGGACAAGGACGACGCCGGGACGCACGTCTTCGTGCTCGATCTGGAGCTCGACATCTCCATCGACGGCGAGGTGCGGCGCGAGGTGCGGCGCGTGGAGTCGGCGACCGCGACGTTCACGATTCGCGTGCCGAAGCGGCCCGCGTTCATCGTGGTGGATCCGGAGCTCAGGATCGTGGGTGACGTGCGGGTCGAGTGCCCGGGCGACATGCTGCGTGCGCAGCTCACCGGGGCGCCGACGGCGCGCGGCCGGCTGCTCGCGGCGAGCCTGATGGGCAAGCTCGACGATCCGGCGACGACGCGCGCGCTCGGCGCCTCGCTCGCGAAGGAGGACGAGTTCTGGGGCGTGCGAGCGGAGGCGGCCTCGGCGCTCGGCGATGTGCGCAGCGACGACGCGCTCACGCACCTCCTCGCCCACGCGCGGACGGGGCACGCAAAGGTGCGACGCGCGGTCGCGGCGGCGCTCGGCAAGTTCCGCAAGGCGCAGGCCGCCGACGCGCTGAAGAGCCTCGCGCTGCGGGACGCGAGTTACCTCGTGGAGGCGGAGGCCGCGCGCGCGCTCGGCGCGACCCGGCAGAGCGCGGCGTTCGATACGCTGATCGAGGTGCTCGATCGTCCCTCGTGGGCCGACGTGGTTCGCGCGGGCGCGCTCGACGGGCTCGCGGCTCTGCGCGACGAACGCGCGCAGGCACACGTGCTCACGCGCACGCGCTACGGAATCCCCACGCGCGGCCGGCGCGCCGCGATCATGGCGCTGCCGAAGCTCTCGACGGACCGCAAGGTGCGCGAGGCGCTGGAGGACCTGCTCGATCAGGCGGATCCGTACCTCAAGGTGGACGTGGTGCGCGCGCTGCTCGACATCGGCGACACGAAGTCGCGCGGGCCGCTCTCGCGCCAGCTCGAACGCGAGCTCGACGGCCGCGTGCGCCGCCGGATCCGCGAGGCCTTGCGGGACCTCGGCGGCGCGGGCAAGCGCGAAGCCGAGCGGCTGCGCGAGGACCTGGAGGCGCTGCGGGGCGAGCACGCCGAGCTCAAGGCGCGCCTCGGCAAGCTCGAAGCCCTGCTCACGCCGAAGGAGGCCGCGAGCAAGCCGAACGGCGTCCACCAGGGCCGCGACGCGGACAAACACGAGGCCGAGAAGGACGCGAGCGAGAAGGGCAAGAAGAGGAAGAAGGATGAACGAGCTTCGCGGTAA